In Lachnospiraceae bacterium, the DNA window AACTGGCGGATAAACTGAGCTATATAGATGAGTTCCGGGAAGGCCCGGTACCACTTGTCAAAGCAGGTGATCCCATTAAAGATTATCAGAAACACGATGAGGTAGTCATCTGGGATAAACAATCAGAAAGAGCCATCCTGGTAAAAAAAGACCTGATCCAGACCATCATCTGTATGGGCTACATTCTGGAAGCACTGTGCTGCCTGCTGTTTAAATATAGAAAAGCAGCAAAAGAATACAGGAGAGATATAGGGAAGTATACTACGAAAGAAGCCTGGGAGAAGTATCTGGGATTAGATGAGAATGAGAGAGAGAAGGAAGAATTGAAGGCAGAACCGAAAACAGAACGGAAAGTAAAACAGAAAGAAGAATGGAAAGCAAAATGGAAATAAGGAGCAGAGAATGATCATGACTGGAATATATATAGATAAAGAAAAGAAAAAATGGATGTTCCTTTTTGCATATGGGATTTATCTGGTATCGGTTATCCTTTTTGCATCTAAATACGGGGAAATGGACAGTATGAAAATATTTTTCCCTGTAGTACGGTTTATTGCATATGGACTGATATGCGCAAAGATTATACTGGATTTTCTGGAGAAGGGATATTCTAAAAAAGAACTGGCATTGATCGTTATAGTGGGAACATTATTCTTGGTCAGTGCCTATGTAACAAAAGATAAAAATCTGCTGATCTACTGGGTATTTATAGTCGCAGCTCATGATGTGGATTTTCAGGATATCATAAAATGGTCACTTTGGGTGCATCTTGGGGCAGTGCTATTTGTAATTGGGAGCTGCTATGGGGGGATACTGGAGAACAGGATCTATGTACAAGAAGGCGGCAAACGAGTCCGGGACAGCTTAGGATTTCAGTATACAACAGAAGGAAGCAATTTATTCTTTTATATGATCCTTATGTGGGTATATTGGAGAAAGAATAAGATCACATGGATTGAATTAGCTGCAATGCTGGCAGGAAGCTTATATTTCTTTATTAAAACTGATACTAAAAACTCATTTATTCTGGGAATGCTGGCAATTATTGGAGTAATTGTTTTAAAATATATTCCGTATTTAAGAATTTATAAAAGGATATATTCAGTGATTGCAGTAGGGATCGTGCCGATTTTATCTGCTGGTATTATAAGCATTTCAGTTAAGTATGCTGAATCCGTACAATGGATGAAAAAATTAAATGGATTATTAAGTGGAAGAATAGCTTTGGGAAAAAGCGGATATGTAAACTTTGGCATTAAACTTTTTGGGCAAAAGATCCAGTGGGTAGGTGGAGAACCGGGAGAAGGGATAGCATACAATTATGTAGATTCTTCCTATATGCAGAGTCTCCTAAATTTTGGACCAATAATCCTTGCATTGATTTTAGCAGGATTGATCCTTATGGGAATCTTTATTGCCATCAGAAAAGATACTTATTTTCTTCTGGTATTTGTTTTATTTGTAGTACACAGTACCTTTGATCCCCAGCTGACCTGGATTGGTTATAATTGTTTTTTAATGGCATATTCGTATATTCATGATGGTCAGGCTGGAGAGAAGAGCAGCGGAAATGAGAAAACAAAATATTCCTGTTAGAGTTTTTTGTTTTTCAAAACTAAGAAATACCAACTTGAACGGTAATAAAGTTGTTCAGGCTATGTTATAGAAAATACCTAAAGAAGCTATTTCGGTGAGGTAAAAATAAATAGTATCCATTTAAATCCAGTATTTCCAATAACAATAACTCTTAAGATTGTATTAATCTATTGAAGTTTTAAATGGGACGTGTTATAGTAAACTCTGAAAAAACGCACAGATCATTTGTATCTGTGGTCATATTTGAGGCAAAGAAACGGTGCTTACCATCAGGTCCAAATAATAGCAATTATTTGGAGTTAAGGGGTGGGATTTGACCTAGATATTTGATGCAAAAATTTAAGAGTAAAATGGTTTTAGGGAATGAAGCCGGTAATTGCTGTTGGGTGCGATTATCGGTTTTGTTTTATCTTATCAATTCTTTACGCATGTCTCAAATATATTCAAAAGTCAGAAATAAATGAATGTGAAGGTATATGTCAAAATTCATTTTGATGCGAGTGAGGGAGGATAAGATAGTATGATTATAACAAAGACGCCATTTAGAATGAGTTTTTTTGGTGGTGGCACCGATATGGAAGATTACTTTAAAGAAAACGGTGGAGCAGTTATTTCGACTACTTTTGATAAGTATTGCTATGTAAATATAAGGCACCTTCCTCGTTTTTTTGATTATTCCACAGAGCTATCTTATTCAAAAACTGAAAGGGTTACTGATGTAAAAGATATTCAGCATCCAGCTATTCGAGAAGCTATGAAGATGCTTGATATGCATGAAATTAGGTTAACATATGAGGCCGATCTTCCTGCCCGCTCTGGACTTGGTACATCGTCTTCATTTGCTATAGGTATGTTAAATGCCTTCTATGCACTTAAAGGAAAATATGCTGATAAGAGAAAACTTGCAGATGAAGCAATATATCTTGAAAGAGTTTTATGTAATGAAGCTGGCGGTTGGCAAGACCAGATAGCAGCTTCTTTCGGTGGGTTTAATAGAATAGAATTTAACGCTGATGGATATGAAGTAAGACCAATAATTATAAATCCAGAAAGAAAAAAGCTTAAGCAAATGTATGAACTTGTAAATGAAGCAGAGCAAGTTCTTGTAAATAAAGATAGAGATTTAGATGATTTTGGAAGACTTCTTGATACTACATGGAAATTGAAAAAAGGT includes these proteins:
- a CDS encoding kinase translates to MIITKTPFRMSFFGGGTDMEDYFKENGGAVISTTFDKYCYVNIRHLPRFFDYSTELSYSKTERVTDVKDIQHPAIREAMKMLDMHEIRLTYEADLPARSGLGTSSSFAIGMLNAFYALKGKYADKRKLADEAIYLERVLCNEAGGWQDQIAASFGGFNRIEFNADGYEVRPIIINPERKKLKQMYELVNEAEQVLVNKDRDLDDFGRLLDTTWKLKKGTGSSISTGSIDELYDKGMKAGALGGKLLGAGGGGFLLFYVQPENQKLVKEAMSDLMYIPFRFEDAGTQVIHYTPEPYEE